A part of Saccharomonospora amisosensis genomic DNA contains:
- a CDS encoding helix-turn-helix transcriptional regulator, with the protein MTRYFENYLDGHFDDRLGDQLGDLDPTEGGGRGGAARPAIPAPNAVITGHRQPVLRQQQEPGRRQQPERRPGEEPVWELVRRVRKQRGLTQYQLADLLAELSRNASVSRDEVARWERGKRVPGPYWRRWLSAALGVPVDELAAAVRCGRRIR; encoded by the coding sequence CCGCCTCGGCGATCAACTCGGCGATCTCGATCCCACCGAGGGCGGTGGCCGTGGCGGTGCCGCGCGCCCGGCGATCCCGGCACCCAACGCGGTGATCACGGGGCACCGGCAACCCGTGCTGAGGCAGCAGCAGGAGCCGGGGCGGCGCCAGCAGCCGGAGCGGCGTCCAGGAGAGGAACCTGTCTGGGAACTGGTCCGGCGGGTCCGCAAGCAGCGGGGGCTGACGCAGTACCAGCTCGCGGACCTGCTCGCCGAGCTGTCGCGCAACGCGAGCGTGAGCCGTGACGAGGTCGCTCGCTGGGAGCGCGGCAAGCGGGTGCCGGGGCCGTACTGGAGGCGCTGGCTCAGCGCGGCACTGGGCGTACCTGTCGACGAACTCGCCGCCGCCGTCCGTTGTGGACGGCGTATCCGCTGA
- a CDS encoding helix-turn-helix domain-containing protein produces MVAPTPVVTADWFATRIAALRKERGLTPRELAGALGRNASGIRHFESSTRLANKDYIEIVLAQLGHSQLIDPYWRVIERAKRKPLWWKGMLPRVKKSQRPSELHQLELLVNFESSAEHIHLYAPQTVPDLVQTSRYADALDEVAEPLLGELHRRLRPGRQAVLHQDEPPTLHVLLDEPVLYRAVGGGDVLREQLVALLDLTELPHVTVQVVPAGAGFAAEGNFALLDLSPELERDPGAVFVKTAADWIHFRTEQKVDRYRSRWAALLRHAVTPELTRTMLERTARELASVSQ; encoded by the coding sequence GTGGTCGCTCCGACGCCCGTCGTGACGGCCGACTGGTTCGCCACACGGATCGCCGCACTCCGCAAGGAACGCGGTCTCACGCCCCGTGAGCTCGCCGGGGCGCTCGGCCGCAATGCGTCCGGCATCCGGCACTTCGAGTCCTCGACGCGGCTGGCGAACAAGGATTACATCGAGATCGTGCTCGCCCAGCTCGGGCACAGCCAGCTCATCGACCCGTACTGGCGGGTGATCGAGCGCGCCAAGCGCAAACCCCTGTGGTGGAAGGGAATGCTGCCGCGGGTGAAGAAGTCGCAGCGACCCTCGGAGCTGCACCAGCTCGAGTTGCTCGTGAACTTCGAGTCGTCGGCGGAGCACATCCACCTCTACGCCCCGCAGACCGTTCCCGACCTGGTCCAGACCTCGCGATACGCGGACGCGCTCGACGAGGTGGCCGAGCCACTGCTCGGCGAGTTGCACCGCAGACTGCGGCCGGGACGGCAGGCGGTGCTGCACCAGGACGAGCCACCGACGCTGCACGTGCTGCTCGACGAACCGGTGCTGTACCGGGCTGTCGGCGGCGGGGACGTGCTGCGCGAGCAGTTGGTCGCGCTACTCGATCTCACCGAACTCCCCCATGTCACTGTCCAGGTGGTGCCCGCCGGCGCCGGGTTCGCCGCCGAGGGCAACTTCGCACTGTTGGACCTTTCTCCCGAACTCGAGCGCGATCCCGGCGCGGTGTTCGTCAAGACCGCGGCCGACTGGATCCACTTCCGCACGGAACAGAAGGTCGATCGCTATCGCTCCCGGTGGGCCGCCCTGCTGCGGCACGCGGTCACACCGGAGCTAACGCGGACGATGCTGGAACGCACCGCTCGCGAACTCGCCTCGGTATCGCAGTAG
- a CDS encoding helix-turn-helix domain-containing protein, which yields MTPLVEVSHVVAEWAFTQGLKKLRETSPNPNQSEIARRIGKSRATIGHYEMGRYLPSHRSIDIMLEAYGHSERAAYYRGLRDRVESRSPNWWDGEFPDGFPPHWLALFVGFESSAVHILAYDTQCVPELAQTQAYAEAVLRARQPAASEHDIEVWLRLLRGRQAVLDRTDPPRLRWLVDEAALRRRVGGAAVLHAQLDQLAQLAGRPNVELRVLTQSCGAAAATTGGFTELVLPNDVIEDLHDVVYVSTPVDRIHYESAEHLTTFQASWARLWKEALPGHDSVAFVEELAKELTGEPGASTPAPAIE from the coding sequence TCCGAACCAGAGCGAGATCGCCAGGCGCATCGGCAAGAGCAGGGCGACCATCGGGCACTACGAGATGGGCCGGTACCTGCCCAGTCACCGCAGTATCGACATCATGCTGGAGGCCTACGGGCACAGTGAACGGGCTGCCTACTACCGCGGGCTGCGCGACCGGGTCGAGAGCCGCTCGCCGAACTGGTGGGACGGCGAGTTCCCTGACGGTTTCCCACCCCACTGGCTGGCGCTGTTCGTCGGCTTCGAGTCCTCCGCAGTGCACATCCTCGCCTACGACACCCAGTGCGTGCCCGAACTCGCCCAGACCCAGGCCTACGCCGAGGCGGTACTGAGGGCACGGCAGCCTGCCGCGAGCGAGCACGACATCGAGGTGTGGCTGCGGCTGCTGCGGGGACGGCAGGCCGTGCTGGACCGAACCGACCCGCCACGGCTCCGCTGGCTCGTCGACGAGGCCGCACTGCGCAGGCGGGTGGGTGGCGCCGCAGTGCTGCATGCTCAACTCGACCAGCTGGCACAGCTGGCTGGCAGGCCCAACGTCGAGCTTCGGGTGCTGACCCAATCCTGCGGGGCGGCCGCCGCCACAACCGGCGGCTTCACCGAACTGGTGCTGCCCAACGACGTCATCGAGGACCTGCACGACGTGGTATACGTCAGCACCCCCGTGGACCGCATCCATTACGAAAGCGCGGAGCACCTGACGACCTTCCAGGCGAGCTGGGCGCGACTGTGGAAGGAGGCGCTACCCGGGCACGACTCGGTGGCCTTTGTCGAGGAACTGGCGAAAGAACTCACCGGCGAGCCGGGCGCGAGCACCCCCGCCCCGGCGATAGAGTGA